From Candidatus Binatus sp., one genomic window encodes:
- the guaA gene encoding glutamine-hydrolyzing GMP synthase, giving the protein MDSRAQSVILILDFGSQYTQLIARRVREANVYCEIHPFNLEPEKIRAMNPRGIILSGGPASLYERNAPDIADEVLNLGCPVLGICYGLYVIAQHMGARSVGSRQREYGPATLVIDGDDVLFEGLSGREHRVWMSHGDRVETIPGTLCAIAHTDNSPYAAFKTRDGRIRGIQFHPEVVHTPCGPQVLRNFVLKICGERGDWTMANFVETKLAEIRKQVGPTDKVLMGLSGGVDSSVAAALIHRAIGARLHCVFVDTGLLRAGERERMENTFARQLGIDLKLTDASDLFLSRLAGVLDPEQKRRIIGHAFIDVFESEEVVQGAKFLGQGTLYPDVIESVSFKGPSAVIKSHHNVGGLPERMRLELVEPLRELFKDEVREVGRRLGLAAEVIEREPFPGPGLAVRIVGEVTRERLDLLRRADAIVMQETAAAGFGLKLWQAFAVLLPLKTVGVMGDGRSYESVIAIRAVESMDGMTADWARLDPAFLARVSSRITNEVRGVNRVVYDITSKPPATIEWE; this is encoded by the coding sequence ATCGACAGTCGAGCCCAGTCAGTGATCCTGATTTTAGATTTCGGCAGCCAGTACACGCAGCTGATTGCGCGCCGCGTGCGCGAAGCCAACGTGTATTGCGAAATCCATCCGTTCAACCTCGAGCCCGAAAAAATCCGCGCGATGAATCCGCGCGGGATAATTCTTTCCGGCGGACCGGCCAGCCTCTACGAGCGCAATGCGCCGGATATCGCCGACGAGGTGCTCAATCTTGGCTGTCCGGTGCTCGGAATCTGCTACGGGCTGTACGTGATCGCGCAGCATATGGGCGCTCGCAGCGTGGGCTCGCGACAGCGCGAATACGGACCCGCAACGCTGGTAATAGACGGCGACGACGTGCTGTTCGAAGGGCTCAGCGGGCGGGAGCATCGCGTCTGGATGAGTCACGGCGACAGGGTCGAGACGATTCCGGGCACGCTGTGCGCGATTGCACACACCGACAACTCGCCGTATGCCGCCTTCAAAACGCGCGACGGGCGCATCCGCGGAATCCAGTTTCATCCCGAGGTCGTGCACACACCGTGCGGCCCGCAGGTGCTGCGCAACTTCGTGCTGAAGATCTGCGGCGAGCGCGGCGATTGGACGATGGCGAATTTTGTCGAGACGAAACTCGCGGAGATTCGCAAGCAGGTCGGGCCGACCGACAAGGTCTTGATGGGACTGTCGGGCGGCGTCGATTCCTCCGTGGCGGCGGCGCTGATTCATCGCGCGATCGGCGCGCGGCTGCATTGCGTGTTCGTAGATACCGGACTGCTGCGCGCGGGCGAGCGCGAGCGGATGGAGAATACGTTCGCGCGCCAGCTCGGGATCGATCTCAAGCTTACAGATGCGTCCGATCTTTTTCTGTCGCGGCTGGCGGGCGTGCTCGATCCCGAGCAAAAACGCCGCATCATCGGACATGCTTTCATCGACGTGTTTGAATCCGAGGAAGTCGTTCAGGGCGCGAAATTTCTCGGCCAGGGAACGCTCTACCCGGACGTGATCGAATCGGTCTCGTTCAAGGGGCCGTCGGCGGTGATCAAGAGCCATCATAACGTCGGCGGATTGCCGGAGCGGATGCGCCTGGAACTGGTCGAACCGTTGCGCGAGTTGTTCAAGGATGAAGTGCGCGAAGTGGGCCGCCGGCTCGGGCTGGCGGCGGAGGTGATCGAGCGGGAACCGTTTCCCGGCCCCGGGCTTGCGGTGCGAATCGTCGGCGAGGTCACGCGCGAGCGGCTCGATTTGCTGCGGCGCGCGGACGCGATCGTGATGCAGGAAACGGCGGCGGCGGGCTTCGGACTCAAACTATGGCAGGCGTTCGCCGTGCTGCTGCCGCTCAAGACCGTGGGCGTGATGGGCGACGGGCGCAGCTACGAAAGCGTGATCGCGATTCGCGCGGTCGAGTCGATGGACGGCATGACGGCGGATTGGGCGCGCCTGGACCCCGCTTTCCTCGCGCGCGTCTCCAGCCGAATCACCAACGAGGTCAGGGGCGTCAACCGCGTGGTTTACGACATCACGTCGAAGCCGCCCGCGACGATAGAGTGGGAGTGA
- the clpP gene encoding ATP-dependent Clp endopeptidase proteolytic subunit ClpP → MSVLVPYVVEQTGRGERSYDIFSRLLKDRIVFLGGPVTDDLANLVTAQLLFLESEDPEREINMYINSPGGSVTAGLAIYDTMQFVKPPVSTLCVGQAASMGSLLLAAGAKGRRYALPHSRILIHQVSGGFEGQASDIEIHAREALRLREILNDILAHHTGQNAKKVEKDTDRDNFMSAAQAVEYGLIDEVISGRPIKASL, encoded by the coding sequence ATGAGTGTACTCGTACCATACGTAGTCGAGCAGACTGGCCGCGGCGAGCGTTCTTACGACATCTTTTCGAGATTGCTCAAGGACCGGATCGTGTTCCTGGGCGGCCCCGTCACCGACGACCTTGCCAACCTGGTCACCGCGCAGCTTCTGTTCCTCGAGTCCGAGGATCCGGAGCGCGAAATCAATATGTACATCAACTCGCCGGGCGGTTCGGTCACCGCCGGCCTGGCCATCTACGACACGATGCAATTCGTGAAACCTCCTGTCTCGACGCTGTGCGTGGGACAGGCCGCCAGCATGGGATCTCTGCTGCTGGCCGCAGGAGCCAAGGGCAGAAGATACGCGCTGCCGCACTCGCGGATACTGATTCATCAGGTCTCCGGCGGGTTCGAGGGACAGGCCAGCGATATCGAGATTCACGCGCGTGAGGCGTTGCGTCTTCGCGAAATCCTCAACGACATCCTTGCTCACCATACCGGCCAGAATGCCAAGAAAGTCGAGAAGGATACCGACCGCGACAACTTCATGTCCGCGGCGCAGGCAGTCGAATACGGACTCATCGACGAAGTCATTTCCGGCCGGCCAATCAAGGCCTCGCTCTAG
- a CDS encoding RMD1 family protein has protein sequence MPSRVHQFYAVAFEENFSLRQIAPAFPEARMSPLEMFVPIEPNGGLYIFPFGAIVSHDVPVEHRERIFARLTRALPKLTTRIIREDYSVLEDSAAPIGISAGMLRVDNLTPQRAGIVALTVGQSAAMEYYERMVDSLFARTAQLVDRMASHGTVPYRITPLHRFIGEAISSRTEVLAVLHLLDKPDAAWEDPAMDLIYDDLRDDFDLVDRYAALTSKLQSIQDSLVLVLDVARDRRLVLLEVVVVLLILLEIILGVIHFTA, from the coding sequence ATGCCGAGCCGGGTCCATCAATTCTACGCGGTAGCTTTCGAGGAGAACTTTTCGCTCCGCCAGATAGCGCCGGCTTTTCCCGAGGCCAGGATGTCGCCGCTCGAAATGTTCGTGCCGATCGAACCCAACGGCGGCCTCTACATCTTTCCCTTCGGCGCCATCGTCTCGCACGACGTTCCGGTCGAGCATCGCGAACGCATATTCGCACGCCTCACCCGGGCCCTGCCCAAACTCACGACCCGGATCATTCGCGAGGATTACTCCGTGCTGGAGGACTCTGCCGCGCCGATCGGTATTTCCGCCGGGATGCTGCGGGTCGACAATCTCACTCCCCAGCGGGCAGGAATCGTCGCGCTGACGGTCGGTCAGAGCGCGGCGATGGAATACTACGAGCGAATGGTGGATAGCCTCTTCGCGCGCACCGCGCAGTTGGTCGATCGGATGGCGTCGCACGGCACCGTGCCGTATCGGATTACTCCTTTGCATCGCTTCATTGGCGAAGCGATTTCGTCGCGCACCGAAGTTCTCGCCGTGCTCCATCTGCTCGACAAGCCCGACGCTGCATGGGAAGACCCCGCGATGGACCTCATCTACGACGACCTGCGCGACGATTTCGATCTCGTCGATCGTTACGCTGCGCTGACCAGCAAGCTGCAGAGCATCCAGGACTCGCTGGTTCTGGTCCTGGACGTCGCGCGCGACCGCCGCCTCGTACTGCTCGAAGTCGTTGTCGTGCTGCTGATTTTGCTGGAAATAATCTTGGGCGTCATTCACTTCACCGCCTAG
- a CDS encoding heavy metal translocating P-type ATPase, producing MDAQHNLEDRADEKIERFRIRGMHCANCANTIENAVAPIPGVIDAHVNFAAETLTARVSGKLAGGEIEARVAAAGYSAIAESSGVSAGESALDRLDARRNLAWVVATAIGAAVVMYLQDREGSAARIATLAAAMTLMFTAGLTFYRGAWIAARNRTANMDTLVALGVSAACFYSILTTFPAIFFAGPRFFDTAAELILFIRFGKFLEARARGRAMAALRSLLTLVPDVATVVRDGMERAVPVSELAIGDIVLVKPASRIPVDGVIVTGASAIDESMLTGESMPVDKSAGDEVSGGALNTAAAITVRATRVGSETALAQIVRMVADAQGDKAPIQRVADAVAARFVPAVIAIAALTFFAWMWLGPTLVMALTAMTAVLVIACPCAMGLATPTALMVGSGLGLRAGILFKRASALELITRIRVMLFDKTGTLTVGRPELESVVALDRDENSALSLAAIAAAGSIHPLSRAVTASAQARNLAPQFTPDTSREMPGLGVTAEHGGKQIALGNDRMMTQVGAGVDSRARDEAARVAASAATPLFLAIDRKVTAVLAFRDPVKADARGAIAALHRMGIRTVMISGDNADVAKTVAARLGIDEFHAQLMPADKIAIVKRYQESGLFTAMVGDGINDAPALAAADIGIAIGSGTDAAKETGDVVLTRDDLYDIIRALVLGRLTLNKVKQNLFWAFFYNVLGIPIAAGVLYPWFGIMLNPALAGLAMALSSVSVVSNALLLNFTGPRKLGAVRAEVGGLPGPAAPNSSTPPQARIEVSEKKEIAMATKLKCEKCGFETAMPTHCNRPMHSERVGREIKLVCWMGPDCGVADVPRHCDAPMHDAA from the coding sequence ATGGACGCGCAACATAACCTCGAAGACCGGGCTGACGAAAAGATCGAACGGTTCCGAATTCGCGGGATGCATTGCGCGAATTGCGCGAACACCATCGAAAACGCTGTCGCGCCGATCCCCGGCGTCATCGACGCCCATGTAAATTTCGCCGCCGAGACGCTGACCGCGCGCGTCAGCGGCAAACTTGCTGGCGGTGAAATCGAGGCGAGGGTCGCGGCCGCCGGCTATAGCGCGATCGCCGAGTCCAGCGGCGTAAGCGCGGGCGAATCCGCCCTCGATCGCCTGGATGCGCGCCGCAACCTGGCGTGGGTTGTCGCCACCGCGATTGGCGCCGCAGTCGTCATGTATCTGCAGGATCGCGAGGGCAGCGCCGCGCGCATCGCGACGCTCGCCGCCGCCATGACGCTGATGTTCACCGCCGGCCTGACCTTCTACCGCGGCGCATGGATCGCCGCGCGCAATCGCACCGCGAACATGGACACGCTGGTCGCGCTTGGCGTCAGCGCCGCCTGCTTCTACTCAATCCTCACCACCTTTCCCGCCATCTTCTTCGCGGGTCCGCGATTCTTCGATACTGCCGCCGAGCTGATCCTTTTTATTCGCTTCGGCAAATTCCTCGAGGCGCGCGCTCGCGGCCGCGCGATGGCTGCGTTGCGATCCTTGCTGACCCTCGTCCCCGACGTTGCCACTGTGGTGCGCGACGGGATGGAGCGCGCCGTGCCTGTTTCCGAGTTGGCCATCGGCGACATCGTGCTGGTCAAGCCGGCTTCCAGAATTCCGGTTGACGGCGTGATTGTCACCGGCGCCAGCGCTATCGACGAGTCGATGCTTACGGGCGAGTCGATGCCGGTGGACAAGTCGGCGGGTGATGAGGTCTCCGGCGGCGCGCTCAACACCGCCGCTGCGATTACGGTCCGCGCGACGCGTGTTGGCTCTGAGACGGCGCTTGCGCAGATAGTCCGAATGGTTGCGGACGCGCAGGGCGACAAAGCTCCCATCCAGCGCGTCGCCGACGCGGTCGCCGCGCGATTTGTGCCGGCGGTGATCGCGATCGCAGCGCTCACTTTTTTTGCGTGGATGTGGTTGGGCCCGACTCTGGTGATGGCGTTGACTGCGATGACCGCCGTGTTGGTGATCGCGTGCCCATGCGCGATGGGATTGGCCACGCCGACTGCGCTTATGGTAGGTAGCGGGCTCGGCCTGCGCGCGGGAATTTTGTTCAAGCGGGCATCCGCCCTCGAACTGATCACGAGAATCCGGGTCATGCTGTTCGACAAGACCGGCACCCTGACGGTCGGCCGGCCGGAACTCGAGTCGGTCGTCGCGCTCGACCGCGACGAGAATAGTGCGCTGTCCCTTGCCGCGATTGCCGCCGCCGGATCGATTCATCCGCTGTCGCGAGCCGTGACCGCCAGCGCGCAAGCGCGAAATCTCGCGCCGCAATTCACGCCCGATACCTCACGCGAGATGCCGGGCCTCGGCGTTACCGCCGAGCATGGCGGCAAACAGATCGCGCTTGGCAACGACCGCATGATGACGCAGGTCGGCGCCGGCGTCGATTCCCGCGCCCGCGACGAGGCGGCTCGCGTCGCGGCGTCTGCGGCGACGCCGCTGTTCCTCGCGATCGATCGCAAGGTGACTGCGGTGCTTGCATTCCGCGATCCGGTCAAGGCCGACGCCCGCGGCGCGATCGCGGCGCTGCATCGGATGGGCATTCGCACGGTGATGATTTCCGGTGACAACGCTGATGTCGCAAAGACCGTCGCTGCTCGATTGGGAATCGACGAGTTCCACGCGCAACTGATGCCGGCGGACAAGATCGCGATCGTCAAGCGCTACCAGGAGTCCGGCCTGTTCACCGCGATGGTCGGCGACGGAATCAACGACGCGCCCGCACTGGCCGCCGCGGACATTGGAATCGCGATCGGCTCCGGCACTGACGCCGCCAAGGAGACCGGCGACGTCGTGCTCACCCGCGACGACTTGTACGACATCATTCGCGCGCTTGTGCTCGGCCGCTTGACCCTGAACAAGGTGAAGCAAAACCTTTTCTGGGCGTTTTTCTACAACGTGCTCGGAATTCCGATCGCCGCCGGCGTTCTTTATCCGTGGTTTGGAATCATGCTGAACCCCGCCCTGGCCGGACTTGCGATGGCGCTGTCGAGCGTCAGCGTCGTCAGCAACGCGCTACTGCTCAATTTCACCGGCCCGCGAAAGTTGGGCGCAGTGCGCGCCGAAGTCGGAGGATTGCCGGGACCCGCTGCGCCGAATTCCTCGACTCCGCCGCAAGCGCGGATCGAGGTTTCTGAAAAGAAGGAGATCGCAATGGCAACGAAATTAAAATGCGAAAAATGCGGCTTCGAGACCGCGATGCCGACGCATTGCAATCGCCCGATGCACTCTGAACGCGTCGGCCGCGAAATCAAGCTGGTGTGCTGGATGGGTCCCGACTGCGGTGTCGCCGATGTACCCAGGCATTGCGATGCGCCCATGCACGACGCCGCCTAG
- the gltX gene encoding glutamate--tRNA ligase, which produces MTVRTRFAPSPTGSLHIGNVRSGLFAYLYARHNGGQFIVRIDDTDRERSTRQSLDEILADLEWLGMEWDEGPPDEAYFQSNRVQRHREAALKLLRERKAYPCYCSAEELDARRKQAEREHRRPVYDRKCRGLGFPAALALPDKSAGRNYTIRFAMPLDGETVVDDLVKGRMVFQNTELDDFIIVRSDGSPIYNFASILDDVDMRITHIVRGDDHVSNTPRQMQMAYALGFTPPAFAHLPQVLGPDGSPLSKRHGATSVIAYRESGYFPQAMLNYLARLGWSHGDQEIFSRDELIGYFGFEACGKSAGVFNAEKLLWLNFHYLKERPIPRLAAEIKPFIARRGWPIPGDDAWLEKAVATLHERAKTLVELVDFASFYLKDAIEIDSKAAAKFLKLEIAEPIRALAAELESIEGELSEASVQAVFESVLARFNLKLGQLAQPVRVALTGGAVSPGIYEVIAVLGKRRTVDRLTAAVGRIEQPA; this is translated from the coding sequence GTGACGGTTCGCACACGCTTCGCGCCGAGCCCGACCGGCTCGCTGCACATCGGTAACGTCCGCTCGGGCCTGTTCGCCTACCTCTACGCGCGGCACAACGGCGGGCAGTTCATCGTGCGCATCGACGACACCGATCGCGAACGATCGACCAGGCAGTCGCTTGACGAAATCCTCGCGGACCTGGAATGGCTCGGGATGGAGTGGGACGAAGGTCCGCCCGACGAGGCATACTTTCAGAGCAATCGAGTCCAGCGGCATCGTGAAGCCGCGCTCAAATTGCTGCGCGAGCGAAAAGCGTATCCCTGCTACTGCTCGGCGGAAGAACTGGACGCCAGGCGCAAGCAGGCCGAGCGCGAGCATCGCAGGCCGGTTTACGATCGCAAATGCCGCGGGCTCGGCTTTCCGGCGGCGCTGGCGCTGCCTGACAAATCCGCCGGACGCAACTATACGATCCGGTTTGCGATGCCACTGGATGGCGAGACGGTCGTCGATGACCTGGTGAAAGGCCGGATGGTCTTTCAGAACACCGAGCTCGACGACTTTATCATTGTTCGTTCGGACGGCTCACCGATTTACAACTTCGCGAGCATCCTCGACGACGTGGACATGCGCATCACGCACATCGTTCGCGGCGACGACCACGTCTCGAATACTCCGCGCCAGATGCAGATGGCGTACGCGCTCGGATTCACGCCGCCAGCCTTCGCACATTTGCCGCAGGTGCTGGGGCCGGACGGCTCTCCGCTGTCAAAGCGCCACGGCGCGACTTCGGTGATCGCCTATCGCGAGAGCGGCTATTTCCCGCAGGCGATGCTGAACTATCTGGCGCGCCTTGGATGGTCCCACGGTGACCAGGAAATTTTTTCCAGGGACGAACTGATCGGTTATTTTGGCTTCGAGGCTTGCGGAAAATCAGCCGGCGTATTCAACGCCGAAAAATTGCTCTGGCTCAATTTCCATTACCTGAAGGAGCGGCCGATCCCGCGGCTGGCGGCTGAGATCAAGCCGTTCATCGCCAGGCGCGGATGGCCGATTCCGGGCGACGACGCGTGGCTCGAAAAGGCGGTCGCAACCCTGCACGAGCGCGCCAAGACGCTCGTCGAGCTGGTGGACTTCGCGTCGTTCTACCTGAAGGACGCGATCGAGATCGATTCGAAAGCGGCGGCGAAATTCCTTAAGCTCGAAATCGCGGAACCAATCCGGGCGTTGGCCGCGGAGCTCGAATCGATCGAGGGCGAGCTCTCCGAGGCGTCGGTGCAGGCGGTTTTCGAATCTGTCCTCGCGCGATTCAACCTCAAGCTCGGGCAACTCGCGCAACCGGTCCGCGTCGCGCTCACCGGCGGCGCCGTCAGCCCCGGGATTTACGAGGTGATCGCGGTGCTCGGTAAACGCCGCACCGTCGATCGCCTGACCGCCGCCGTCGGCCGAATCGAGCAGCCTGCCTGA